The following coding sequences lie in one Caproicibacterium argilliputei genomic window:
- a CDS encoding LacI family DNA-binding transcriptional regulator translates to MDKKEITIYDIAQEAGVSPATVSRVLTKNAAVSPAKREAVEGLIRKYKFRPNAMARSLSDTKTKILGLLVADIRNPYYAALSVACEEAANQQGYTVMLCNALSDNRLEDSNLEKMYEQRVDAVIQIGCRADDLVSDSAYAAHVNRISRTIPFITTGKLDGTDCYRLNIDDVASMRMIFEYLTSLGHRRIALLGGQKKIQSTYDKWQQYIYLMGKYELTFHEAYLQEGDYSEKAGYRCMLELLELKKPPTAVIAVNDFTAVGALKAAAEKGVQVPRDISIISFDNTFLSEISTPKLTSVDYNYAAFGQRLIEIAVKAIQNQKIPKEQLVTPTLVIRDSCTQAQER, encoded by the coding sequence ATGGATAAAAAAGAAATCACTATTTACGATATTGCACAGGAAGCGGGTGTGTCGCCCGCCACGGTTTCCCGCGTGCTGACAAAGAACGCGGCCGTCAGTCCGGCAAAGCGCGAAGCGGTGGAAGGGCTGATTCGCAAGTATAAATTCCGTCCGAATGCGATGGCCAGAAGCCTGAGCGATACAAAGACAAAAATTCTGGGGCTGTTGGTGGCAGACATTCGCAATCCGTACTATGCGGCGCTGTCTGTTGCCTGCGAGGAGGCGGCGAACCAGCAGGGCTACACCGTGATGCTGTGCAACGCCTTGAGTGACAACCGCTTGGAGGACAGCAACCTGGAGAAAATGTATGAGCAGCGGGTGGATGCGGTCATTCAGATTGGCTGTCGTGCCGATGATCTGGTTTCGGACTCCGCTTATGCCGCACATGTGAACCGAATCAGCCGAACAATCCCGTTTATCACAACAGGAAAACTGGACGGAACAGACTGCTACCGGCTGAACATTGACGACGTTGCCAGTATGCGTATGATTTTTGAATATCTGACTTCGCTGGGACACCGCCGGATCGCCTTGCTTGGCGGACAAAAGAAGATTCAGTCCACCTATGACAAATGGCAGCAGTATATTTACCTGATGGGCAAATATGAGCTGACATTTCATGAAGCGTATCTGCAGGAGGGGGACTACTCAGAAAAGGCGGGATACCGCTGTATGTTGGAACTGTTGGAGCTAAAAAAGCCGCCTACGGCGGTCATCGCGGTGAATGATTTTACCGCGGTAGGTGCGCTGAAAGCCGCTGCGGAAAAAGGCGTGCAGGTGCCCCGCGATATTTCAATTATCAGCTTTGACAACACGTTTTTGTCTGAGATCTCCACCCCCAAGTTGACCAGTGTGGACTACAATTATGCGGCGTTTGGGCAGCGGTTGATTGAGATTGCGGTCAAAGCGATTCAGAACCAAAAAATCCCCAAGGAACAGCTGGTTACGCCGACGTTGGTCATTCGCGATTCCTGCACGCAGGCGCAGGAGCGCTGA
- the dusB gene encoding tRNA dihydrouridine synthase DusB — MKIGQVELTGQALLAPMAGVTDRAFRELCVRFGAGYCVTEMVSAKALEYEDKKTAALMDIGSREHPCGIQLFGSEPAVMALAAKRTLAFGPDILDINMGCPVPKINASGSGAALMKNPQLCGEIVRAVKEAVDVPVTVKIRTGWDSSHINAVEVAKTCVQAGADAIAVHARTKTQMYKPGVDWRVIRAVKEAVSVPVIGNGDVTGPAAAAHLLEQTGCDAVMIGRSAMGNPWIFQQINAALREQVAMVPEPGIYQRMTVMLQHIADMVAYKGEHRAMREARKHVSWYLHGLRGAAEFRRRAGALETYRDLELLARDILQENHEAEQCL; from the coding sequence TTGAAAATCGGACAAGTGGAACTGACAGGACAGGCGCTGCTGGCGCCCATGGCGGGCGTGACAGACCGCGCTTTCCGCGAACTTTGCGTGCGCTTTGGCGCGGGGTACTGCGTTACGGAAATGGTCAGCGCGAAGGCGCTGGAATATGAGGATAAGAAGACAGCCGCGCTCATGGATATTGGCTCGCGGGAGCACCCCTGCGGCATTCAGCTTTTCGGCAGCGAGCCTGCCGTGATGGCGCTTGCAGCCAAGCGAACGCTGGCATTCGGCCCGGATATTCTGGACATCAATATGGGCTGCCCCGTACCGAAAATCAATGCCTCCGGCAGCGGCGCGGCGCTGATGAAGAATCCGCAGCTGTGCGGGGAAATTGTGCGCGCGGTAAAAGAAGCGGTGGATGTGCCGGTAACGGTCAAAATCCGCACCGGATGGGACAGCAGCCATATCAATGCGGTCGAAGTGGCAAAAACCTGCGTGCAGGCTGGCGCAGACGCGATTGCGGTGCACGCCCGCACCAAAACGCAGATGTACAAGCCCGGCGTGGATTGGCGTGTTATCCGCGCGGTGAAGGAAGCGGTCAGCGTGCCGGTCATCGGAAACGGTGATGTGACCGGGCCGGCTGCTGCGGCGCATTTGCTGGAGCAGACCGGGTGTGATGCGGTGATGATCGGCCGCAGCGCCATGGGCAACCCGTGGATTTTTCAACAAATTAACGCGGCCCTGCGTGAGCAGGTGGCAATGGTGCCGGAACCGGGCATTTATCAGCGTATGACCGTGATGCTGCAGCATATTGCGGACATGGTAGCATATAAAGGCGAGCACCGCGCCATGCGGGAGGCGCGCAAGCACGTTTCCTGGTACCTGCATGGTCTGCGCGGCGCCGCGGAGTTCCGCAGAAGGGCCGGCGCGCTGGAAACATACCGCGATCTGGAACTGCTGGCGCGGGATATTCTGCAGGAAAACCATGAGGCGGAGCAGTGTCTGTAA
- a CDS encoding pentapeptide repeat-containing protein, which translates to MQQSTLPTPDSLFAPENFLRYVRPYLQEEMQMDDLLVRKEALLQEDLDGFNLYQGIFSRCTFTNCSFANATFVDVLFKNCDLSNSVFTDTSFERCRFVNCRCVGADFDGSVFRRVDADQTTFQYACFDRAKMTNIEFTGCNFTDASIEETKLKNFSARDCQFVHTCFFKTPLTGIDFSENTLSALTLSAPPTELKGCTVNLTQAAELATLLGVTVKDVSAENHTNI; encoded by the coding sequence TTGCAGCAATCAACCTTGCCAACTCCGGATTCGCTTTTTGCGCCGGAAAACTTTTTAAGATATGTACGCCCTTACCTGCAGGAGGAAATGCAGATGGACGACCTGCTGGTCCGCAAAGAAGCCCTGTTACAGGAGGATCTGGACGGATTCAACCTGTACCAGGGGATATTCTCCCGCTGCACATTTACCAACTGCTCCTTTGCAAACGCTACCTTTGTGGACGTGCTGTTTAAAAACTGCGATTTGTCCAACAGTGTGTTTACGGACACTTCCTTTGAGCGGTGCCGGTTTGTCAACTGCCGCTGTGTCGGCGCTGATTTTGACGGTTCTGTGTTCCGCCGGGTCGACGCGGATCAAACGACCTTCCAGTATGCCTGCTTTGACCGCGCCAAAATGACAAACATTGAGTTTACCGGCTGCAACTTCACCGATGCATCTATTGAGGAAACCAAGTTGAAAAACTTCTCTGCTCGGGACTGCCAGTTTGTACACACTTGTTTTTTCAAAACGCCGCTGACCGGCATTGACTTTTCGGAAAACACACTTTCGGCGCTGACCCTGTCTGCGCCGCCGACTGAGCTCAAGGGCTGCACAGTGAACCTGACGCAGGCTGCAGAGCTGGCCACCCTGCTGGGTGTGACCGTCAAGGACGTGAGCGCGGAAAACCACACGAACATCTAA
- the polA gene encoding DNA polymerase I produces the protein MKLLVLDGNSILNRAFYGIKLLTTKDGLYTNGIYGFLTMLQKLEGEVQPDAVAIAFDLKAPTFRHKRYAGYKSNRHGMPEELAQQLPNLKELLTLLGYRLVTCEGYEADDILGTLGRACTEHRDTCVIATGDRDSLQLVGPYVSVRLATTKYGQPQVTLYDETRIREDYGVTPREMIEIKALQGDSSDCIPGVRGIGPKGAGDLIQKYHSIDYLYAHLDELDIRENLRQKLRDGKESAYLSQELGTICTTAPIDDDPAHYVKAPAKQAEAAALMRRLEFFKLLEKMDWGSVPAPAAETAEETPAAVHLYLHPDIDALCAALQKDGSICLLGDFSGRELQRLSVAQGGNAYLLEDPAAWKRVFALSLPCFTYDSKPLFAAAAAAGAQLNLAQDALLAAYLLNATASGYDYARLCQEYGVPLAEDVSMENVQPEDLLRADTLSGCARVCALPQLCKTLAAKIEDSGETPLLRDIEQPLARVLSHMEQTGFAVDRAGIAAYGTKLEQQVQAFQKEIWEQTGYEFNLNSPKQLGEALFDKLGLPHGKKTKSGWSTSAAVLENLRYDHPVVEMILQYRTVSKLKSTYCDGLLKVIAPDGRIHSSFNQTETRTGRISSTEPNLQNIPVRTDLGRELRRFFVAKPGCVLIDADYSQIELRVLAHVANDQNMIAAFQSGADIHRTTAAQVFHMPEEMVTPLMRSRAKAVNFGIVYGIGAFSLSKQLHIARQEADSYIKDYLQHYSGINDYMQRVVAEAKEKGYAETMFGRRRYLPELSSSNFNLRSFGERVARNMPIQGAAADIIKIAMIHVEDRLQKEGLAARLILQVHDELIVEAPEAEAETAAVLLQEEMEHAVALAVPLTADAKSGKTWYEAKA, from the coding sequence ATGAAATTACTCGTCCTGGACGGCAACAGCATTCTGAACCGTGCCTTTTACGGCATTAAGCTCCTTACAACCAAGGACGGTCTGTACACCAACGGCATTTACGGCTTTCTGACCATGCTGCAGAAGCTGGAGGGCGAAGTGCAGCCCGATGCGGTCGCCATCGCGTTTGACCTGAAGGCACCCACCTTCCGCCACAAGCGCTACGCCGGCTACAAATCCAACCGTCACGGTATGCCGGAGGAACTAGCCCAGCAGCTGCCCAATCTCAAGGAGCTGCTAACGCTGCTCGGATACCGGCTGGTCACCTGCGAGGGGTACGAAGCAGACGACATTCTCGGCACGCTTGGGCGCGCCTGTACGGAGCATCGCGACACCTGTGTCATTGCCACTGGGGACCGCGACAGCCTGCAACTGGTCGGGCCTTACGTTTCCGTGCGTCTGGCAACCACCAAATACGGGCAGCCGCAGGTCACGCTGTATGATGAAACGCGCATTCGTGAGGACTATGGTGTCACACCAAGGGAAATGATTGAAATCAAGGCCCTGCAGGGCGACTCCTCCGACTGTATTCCCGGCGTGCGCGGCATCGGCCCCAAAGGCGCGGGAGATCTGATTCAGAAATATCACTCGATTGATTATCTGTATGCGCACCTGGACGAACTGGACATCCGCGAAAACCTGCGGCAGAAGCTGCGCGACGGCAAAGAAAGCGCTTACCTTTCGCAGGAGCTCGGCACCATCTGCACCACCGCACCGATTGATGACGACCCTGCGCATTATGTAAAGGCACCCGCGAAGCAGGCGGAGGCCGCCGCGCTGATGCGCCGCTTGGAATTCTTTAAACTGCTGGAAAAGATGGACTGGGGCAGTGTACCCGCACCTGCCGCTGAAACTGCCGAAGAAACGCCCGCCGCTGTGCACCTGTATCTGCATCCGGACATCGACGCGCTGTGCGCCGCGCTGCAAAAGGATGGCAGCATCTGCCTGCTGGGAGATTTTTCAGGACGCGAGCTGCAGCGCCTTTCCGTTGCGCAGGGCGGAAACGCCTATCTGCTAGAAGACCCTGCCGCATGGAAACGCGTTTTCGCGCTTTCGCTGCCCTGCTTTACCTACGACAGCAAGCCGCTGTTTGCCGCCGCTGCGGCAGCCGGCGCACAGCTGAACCTTGCACAGGATGCGCTGCTGGCAGCGTACCTGCTGAACGCAACCGCCAGCGGCTACGACTACGCACGCCTATGTCAAGAATATGGGGTGCCCTTGGCAGAGGATGTTTCCATGGAAAACGTCCAACCGGAAGATCTGCTGCGTGCTGACACCCTGAGCGGCTGCGCCCGCGTCTGCGCACTGCCGCAGCTCTGCAAAACCCTGGCGGCAAAAATCGAAGATTCGGGTGAAACCCCGCTTCTGCGGGACATCGAGCAGCCACTGGCACGCGTTCTCTCGCACATGGAACAAACCGGCTTTGCCGTGGACCGCGCCGGCATTGCCGCCTACGGCACGAAGCTGGAGCAGCAGGTGCAAGCCTTTCAGAAAGAAATCTGGGAACAGACCGGGTATGAATTTAACCTGAACAGTCCCAAGCAGCTGGGCGAAGCGCTGTTTGACAAACTGGGGCTGCCGCACGGCAAAAAGACAAAAAGCGGCTGGTCCACCAGCGCCGCTGTGCTGGAAAATCTGCGGTACGACCATCCGGTTGTAGAAATGATTCTGCAGTACCGCACAGTCAGCAAGCTGAAATCTACCTACTGCGACGGTCTGCTCAAGGTCATTGCGCCGGATGGGCGCATCCACTCCAGCTTTAACCAAACGGAAACGCGCACCGGGCGCATCAGCTCCACTGAGCCGAACCTGCAGAACATTCCGGTACGCACCGACCTTGGCCGTGAGCTGCGTCGGTTCTTTGTTGCCAAACCGGGCTGCGTACTGATTGACGCGGATTATTCGCAGATTGAACTGCGCGTGCTGGCACACGTTGCAAACGACCAAAACATGATTGCTGCGTTCCAAAGCGGCGCGGACATTCACCGCACGACCGCAGCACAGGTGTTTCATATGCCAGAGGAAATGGTCACGCCGCTGATGCGCAGCCGTGCCAAAGCCGTCAACTTCGGCATTGTATACGGCATTGGCGCTTTTTCGCTTTCCAAGCAGCTGCACATCGCACGGCAGGAAGCGGATTCCTATATCAAGGATTACCTGCAGCATTACAGCGGCATTAACGACTATATGCAGCGTGTGGTTGCCGAGGCAAAGGAAAAAGGCTATGCTGAGACCATGTTTGGCAGGCGGCGGTACCTGCCGGAACTTTCCAGCAGCAACTTTAACCTGCGCTCTTTTGGCGAGCGCGTGGCGCGCAATATGCCGATTCAGGGCGCCGCCGCAGACATCATTAAAATTGCCATGATTCATGTGGAAGACCGCCTGCAGAAAGAGGGGCTTGCCGCCCGGCTGATTCTGCAGGTGCACGATGAATTGATTGTCGAAGCGCCCGAAGCAGAAGCCGAAACTGCCGCAGTCCTGCTGCAGGAGGAAATGGAGCACGCCGTTGCGCTGGCAGTGCCGCTGACCGCCGATGCAAAGTCCGGAAAAACCTGGTATGAGGCGAAAGCCTGA
- a CDS encoding putative RNA methyltransferase — translation MYFTCPICNKPLYNTNRNHSVACENGHSFDYAKEGYLYLLPPNKKHSKAPGDDRAMVAARRRFLSAGHYRIFSDALNKLACGLLQSQSPVVIDAGCGEGAYTERLTAALRAAGKAPQTFGCDISKAAVRLAAKAAPDISFAVASSFSLPLPERCADLLTDVFAPVVPEEFRRVVKPGGYFLLAVPSARHLFALKEILYDAPYENAEKDTAYPGFRFVRRVPVRGSLHLTGQAVQDLFAMTPYSWKTPKAGRDNLQHVSELTTEIGFDFLVYERDAT, via the coding sequence ATGTATTTTACTTGTCCAATTTGTAATAAACCGTTATATAATACAAATAGGAATCATTCTGTCGCTTGTGAAAACGGCCACAGCTTTGATTATGCCAAAGAGGGGTACCTGTATCTGCTGCCGCCCAACAAAAAGCACAGCAAAGCCCCTGGTGATGACCGGGCAATGGTTGCGGCGCGGCGGCGGTTCCTTTCTGCCGGACACTACCGCATTTTCAGCGACGCCCTGAACAAGCTGGCGTGCGGTCTGCTGCAGAGCCAAAGTCCGGTTGTCATCGACGCCGGGTGCGGAGAGGGCGCTTACACCGAGCGGCTGACGGCAGCCCTGCGCGCCGCCGGAAAAGCGCCGCAAACTTTCGGTTGCGACATTTCCAAGGCTGCCGTGCGGCTTGCCGCCAAGGCCGCTCCGGACATTTCCTTTGCTGTGGCAAGCAGTTTTTCCCTGCCACTGCCGGAGCGCTGCGCCGACCTGCTCACCGATGTGTTCGCGCCGGTGGTTCCGGAAGAATTTCGCCGTGTGGTCAAACCGGGCGGGTACTTCCTTCTGGCAGTTCCCAGTGCGCGGCACTTATTTGCGCTGAAAGAAATTCTGTATGACGCACCGTATGAAAATGCGGAAAAGGACACCGCATATCCCGGCTTCCGGTTCGTGCGCCGCGTGCCGGTGCGCGGCAGCCTGCACCTCACCGGTCAGGCGGTGCAGGATTTGTTTGCCATGACGCCGTACTCGTGGAAAACACCGAAGGCGGGACGCGACAATCTACAGCACGTTTCGGAGCTGACCACGGAAATCGGCTTTGATTTTCTGGTGTATGAGAGGGACGCAACATGA
- the rimI gene encoding ribosomal protein S18-alanine N-acetyltransferase — protein sequence MSLILVPMAEAHLAAVAQMEQACFSAPWTEAGLRAELSSNTAVFRVALLDGVPAGYGGMHFVCGEGYVDNIAVFPALRRRGVGEAVVCALLDYARQHGGQFVSLEVRESNAPALALYARLGFSKAGRRRGFYSKPTEDALILTRIFAEAAPAPSAGHFR from the coding sequence ATGAGCTTGATTCTGGTTCCCATGGCGGAAGCGCACCTCGCCGCCGTTGCACAGATGGAGCAGGCGTGTTTTTCCGCCCCTTGGACAGAAGCCGGACTGCGGGCGGAGCTTTCGAGTAACACCGCCGTATTCCGGGTCGCCCTGCTGGACGGCGTGCCGGCAGGCTACGGCGGAATGCACTTTGTGTGCGGCGAAGGTTACGTGGACAACATTGCTGTTTTTCCCGCCCTGCGGCGGCGCGGCGTCGGTGAGGCAGTGGTGTGCGCGCTGCTCGACTATGCCCGGCAGCACGGCGGGCAGTTCGTTTCGCTGGAAGTGCGCGAAAGCAATGCTCCGGCGCTTGCCCTGTACGCCAGGCTGGGATTTTCCAAAGCCGGACGCAGACGGGGTTTCTACTCCAAGCCCACGGAGGATGCCCTGATTTTAACACGCATTTTTGCCGAAGCAGCGCCCGCACCCAGCGCCGGTCATTTCCGCTAA
- a CDS encoding helix-turn-helix domain-containing protein → MNIEIANRLVQLRKKNNLSQEELAAKLGISRQAVSKWERAESSPDTDNLILLARLYRVSLDELLKTDGPVEPPEPLPDADAPVYRAEPFDSAGTGTASATEHAVPTGGGAPNENAGPRAYTNPPQYAQPFCHAVQPPAGMRAAQTIAETAPILSVLVLQLLFTVIPSLHSLALPVFTLLTTFLYLALGFCFQQWHPGWLIFLMIPIFFSGIVSAFPVFITILYLLVGFLFNKWHPRWILYLTIPIFYALL, encoded by the coding sequence ATGAATATTGAAATTGCAAACCGCTTAGTACAGTTGCGCAAGAAAAACAACCTTTCTCAAGAAGAGCTTGCCGCAAAACTGGGCATCAGCAGGCAGGCGGTTTCCAAATGGGAGCGCGCCGAATCCTCGCCGGACACCGACAACCTCATTTTGCTCGCGCGTCTGTACCGGGTATCCCTTGACGAACTGCTGAAAACCGACGGGCCGGTCGAACCGCCGGAACCTTTGCCGGATGCCGATGCTCCCGTGTACCGCGCAGAGCCCTTTGATTCGGCAGGCACCGGCACAGCTTCCGCCACGGAGCACGCCGTACCTACCGGTGGCGGTGCACCGAACGAAAACGCCGGTCCCCGCGCTTACACCAATCCGCCGCAGTATGCGCAACCGTTTTGTCATGCGGTCCAGCCGCCTGCGGGTATGCGCGCCGCACAAACCATCGCTGAAACCGCGCCGATTCTGTCGGTGCTCGTGCTGCAGCTGCTTTTCACGGTGATTCCGAGTTTGCACAGCCTTGCCTTGCCTGTGTTCACGCTGCTGACAACATTCCTTTACCTTGCGCTCGGCTTCTGCTTTCAGCAGTGGCACCCCGGCTGGCTGATTTTTTTGATGATACCGATCTTCTTTTCCGGCATCGTCAGCGCATTTCCGGTGTTTATCACCATCCTTTATCTGCTGGTGGGTTTCCTTTTTAACAAGTGGCACCCCAGATGGATTCTGTATCTGACCATCCCGATTTTTTATGCGCTGCTGTAA
- the tsaD gene encoding tRNA (adenosine(37)-N6)-threonylcarbamoyltransferase complex transferase subunit TsaD, which yields MKILALESSCDETAAAIVENGRTVLSSVVASQVEEHKLYGGVVPEIASRRHCEAVVPVTKKALADAGLQLSDVDAVAVTYAPGLIGALLVGVNFAKGLAMAADKPLIPVHHLRSHVAANYITSPELKPPFLCLVVSGGHTHIVHVKDYTEIRVLGQTRDDAAGEAFDKAARAMGMPYPGGIELDKTAEGGDEHAFSLPHPRVDGAPYDFSFSGLKTAVINLIHNAEQRGEELPTKDLAASYRCAVVDCLERNFLKAAEATGSTKLVIAGGVSANRLLRRRLEAACAERGWQFFRPALSLCGDNAAMVGAQAYYEFLAGHTAENDLNARPEMPMEAN from the coding sequence ATGAAAATACTTGCATTGGAAAGTTCCTGTGACGAAACCGCCGCAGCGATTGTGGAAAACGGACGCACGGTTTTGTCTAGCGTAGTTGCTTCTCAGGTGGAGGAGCACAAGCTGTACGGCGGCGTGGTTCCGGAAATCGCCAGCCGCCGCCACTGCGAAGCCGTGGTACCCGTTACCAAGAAGGCTCTGGCTGACGCAGGGCTGCAGCTTTCCGATGTGGATGCCGTCGCGGTGACCTATGCACCGGGGCTGATTGGCGCGCTGCTGGTGGGCGTCAACTTTGCCAAAGGCCTTGCCATGGCTGCAGACAAGCCGCTGATTCCCGTACATCATCTGCGCAGTCATGTCGCCGCAAACTACATCACCAGCCCGGAGCTGAAGCCACCTTTTTTGTGCTTAGTCGTTTCTGGCGGGCATACACACATTGTCCACGTGAAAGACTATACCGAGATCCGCGTACTGGGACAAACGCGCGACGACGCAGCCGGCGAAGCCTTTGACAAAGCCGCCCGCGCCATGGGAATGCCCTACCCCGGCGGCATTGAACTGGACAAAACCGCGGAGGGCGGGGACGAACACGCCTTTTCCCTACCGCACCCGCGGGTGGACGGCGCACCGTATGATTTCAGTTTTTCGGGGCTGAAAACCGCGGTCATCAATCTGATTCACAACGCCGAACAGCGCGGCGAGGAGCTGCCGACTAAAGACCTTGCCGCCTCCTACCGCTGCGCGGTGGTGGACTGCCTGGAGCGCAACTTCTTAAAAGCCGCCGAAGCAACCGGCTCCACCAAGCTGGTGATTGCCGGCGGTGTCAGTGCGAACCGCCTGCTGCGCCGTCGGCTGGAAGCAGCCTGTGCTGAGCGCGGCTGGCAGTTTTTCCGGCCGGCGCTTTCGCTGTGCGGCGACAACGCCGCCATGGTCGGTGCGCAGGCTTACTATGAATTTTTAGCAGGTCACACCGCCGAAAATGATTTAAATGCGCGCCCCGAAATGCCCATGGAAGCGAATTGA
- a CDS encoding phosphoenolpyruvate carboxykinase (GTP), with protein sequence MTTNKSVLSWVDEMKALVTPDTVLWIDGSEQQLETLRKEAIQTGEMIKLNDEKLPGCLLHRTAENDVARVENRTFICSRKEEDAGPTNHWMDPQQCYKMLYDIARGSYKGRTMYVIPFSMGPVGSPFAKIGVEVTDSIYVVLNMSIMTRVGNKIWDVLGDSNDWVRGLHCKCNVDPEKRYICQFPEDNTIISVNSAYGGNVLLGKKCFALRIASYQGKTEGWMAEHMLILGIQNPKGEIKYVTAAFPSACGKTNLAMLIPPEGYKKKGYKIFTVGDDIAWMRIGPDGRLWAINPENGFFGVAPGTNAKSNPNALASTKKNTIFTNVALNLDDNTVWWEGLDKNPPENAVDWKGNPWNGKTSSEKGAHPNSRFTAPAQNCPCISPEFDKGAGVPISAIIFGGRRAQTTPLVYQSRDWNNGVFVGSIMASETTAAATGAVGVIRRDPMAMLPFCGYNMGDYFNHWIEMGQKLGDKAPKIFNVNWFRLDKDGHFQWPGFGDNLRVLDWILDRCDNKADAVETPIGYVPKPEDINLEGIEDEVSQDTLKEILTIDKTQWQKEAQGIEEFYKKFGSKLPKELAAELDGLKARLQ encoded by the coding sequence ATGACTACGAATAAATCTGTGCTGAGCTGGGTTGATGAAATGAAGGCTTTGGTCACACCGGACACCGTGCTGTGGATTGACGGTTCCGAACAGCAGCTGGAAACCCTGCGCAAGGAAGCAATTCAGACCGGTGAGATGATTAAGCTCAACGATGAAAAGCTGCCCGGCTGCCTGCTGCACCGCACCGCTGAAAATGATGTTGCACGTGTAGAAAACCGTACCTTTATCTGCTCCAGAAAAGAAGAGGATGCAGGCCCCACCAACCACTGGATGGATCCGCAGCAGTGCTACAAAATGCTGTATGACATCGCACGCGGCAGCTATAAGGGCCGCACTATGTACGTCATCCCGTTCTCCATGGGGCCGGTCGGCTCGCCTTTCGCGAAAATCGGCGTCGAAGTCACCGATTCCATTTATGTGGTGCTCAATATGTCCATTATGACCCGCGTTGGCAACAAGATCTGGGACGTTTTAGGTGACAGCAATGACTGGGTGCGCGGCCTGCACTGCAAGTGCAACGTTGACCCCGAAAAGCGCTACATCTGCCAGTTCCCCGAAGATAACACCATCATCTCCGTCAACTCCGCTTACGGCGGCAATGTCCTGCTTGGCAAAAAATGCTTTGCACTGCGCATTGCCTCCTATCAGGGCAAAACAGAGGGATGGATGGCAGAGCATATGTTGATTCTCGGCATCCAGAACCCCAAGGGGGAAATTAAGTACGTCACTGCGGCGTTCCCGTCTGCGTGCGGCAAAACCAACCTTGCCATGCTGATTCCGCCGGAGGGCTACAAAAAGAAAGGCTACAAGATTTTCACTGTCGGCGACGATATCGCCTGGATGCGCATTGGGCCGGACGGCCGCCTGTGGGCAATTAACCCGGAAAACGGTTTCTTCGGCGTGGCGCCGGGCACAAACGCGAAGTCCAATCCGAACGCCCTGGCCTCCACAAAGAAAAACACCATTTTCACCAACGTTGCACTGAACTTGGACGACAACACCGTTTGGTGGGAGGGTCTGGACAAGAACCCGCCGGAAAACGCAGTCGACTGGAAGGGCAACCCCTGGAACGGCAAAACCAGCAGCGAAAAGGGCGCGCATCCGAACAGCCGCTTTACAGCTCCTGCCCAAAACTGCCCGTGCATCAGCCCTGAATTTGACAAGGGCGCCGGCGTTCCGATTTCCGCCATTATCTTCGGCGGCCGCCGCGCTCAGACCACTCCGCTGGTTTATCAGTCCCGCGACTGGAACAACGGCGTGTTTGTAGGCTCCATTATGGCATCCGAAACCACCGCTGCCGCTACCGGCGCCGTGGGCGTTATCCGCCGCGACCCGATGGCCATGCTGCCATTCTGCGGCTACAACATGGGCGATTACTTCAATCACTGGATTGAAATGGGGCAAAAGCTTGGTGACAAAGCTCCGAAAATCTTCAACGTCAACTGGTTCCGTCTGGACAAAGACGGGCACTTCCAGTGGCCCGGCTTTGGCGACAACCTGCGTGTACTGGACTGGATTTTGGACCGCTGCGACAACAAAGCCGATGCGGTCGAAACCCCGATTGGTTATGTGCCGAAGCCCGAGGATATCAATCTGGAGGGCATCGAGGACGAAGTCAGCCAGGATACGCTGAAAGAAATCCTGACCATCGACAAAACCCAATGGCAGAAAGAGGCACAGGGTATCGAGGAGTTCTACAAAAAGTTCGGCAGCAAGCTGCCCAAAGAACTCGCCGCAGAGCTTGACGGCCTGAAAGCCCGCCTGCAATAA